The Kitasatospora paranensis genome has a window encoding:
- a CDS encoding excinuclease ABC subunit UvrA: MATRTRTHAPEPHVADSHDMIRVHGARENNLKDVSIEIPKRRLTVFTGVSGSGKSSLVFNTIAAESQRLINETYSAFVQGFMPTLARPEVDVLDGLTTVITVDQQRMGADPRSTVGTATDANAMLRILFSRLGQPHIGPPSAYAFNVPSVRASGAITVERGNSTTVKATFNRTGGMCPRCEGRGTVSDIDLTQLYDDSKSLAEGAISVPGYRGGGWNHRLYAESGLVPADKPIRAYTKKELHAFLHHEPVRMKIAGINMTYEGLIPRIQKSMLSKDREGMQPHIREFVDRAVTFTTCPECDGTRLSEGARSSRIGKISIADACGMQISDLADWVRGLAEPSVAPLVTALQQTLDSFVEIGLGYLALDRPAGTLSGGEAQRVKMIRHLGSSLTDTTYVFDEPTAGLHPHDIQRMNELLLRLRDKGNTVLVVEHKPETIAIADHVVDLGPGAGTGGGTVCFEGTVEGLRKGGTTTGRHFDDRASLKAAVRRPTGALEVRGAAANNLRDVDVDIPLGVLAVVTGVAGSGKSSLVHGSVVKGPLGAEQGVVSVDQSPIRGSRRSNPATYTGLLDPIRKAFAKANGVKPALFSANSEGACPTCNGAGVVYTDLAMMAGVATTCEECEGKRFQASVLEYRLGGRDISEVLAMPVAEAEEFFGAGEARTPAAHAVLTRLADVGLGYLSLGQPLTTLSGGERQRLKLATHMADKGGIYVLDEPTNGLHLADVEQLLGLLDRLVDSGKSVIVVEHHQAVMAHADWIIDLGPGAGHEGGRVVFEGTPGDLVAARATLTGEHLAAYVGG; encoded by the coding sequence ATGGCCACGAGGACCAGGACGCACGCGCCCGAGCCGCACGTCGCCGACAGCCACGACATGATCCGGGTGCACGGGGCGCGCGAGAACAACCTCAAGGACGTCAGCATCGAGATCCCGAAGCGGCGGCTGACGGTGTTCACCGGCGTCTCCGGCTCGGGCAAGAGCTCGCTGGTGTTCAACACGATCGCCGCCGAGTCGCAGCGGCTGATCAACGAGACCTACAGCGCCTTCGTGCAGGGGTTCATGCCGACGCTGGCCCGGCCCGAGGTCGACGTGCTGGACGGCCTGACCACCGTGATCACCGTGGACCAGCAGCGGATGGGTGCCGATCCGCGCTCCACCGTCGGCACCGCCACCGATGCCAACGCGATGCTGCGCATCCTGTTCAGCCGGCTCGGGCAGCCGCACATCGGTCCGCCCAGCGCGTACGCCTTCAACGTCCCCTCCGTCCGGGCGAGCGGGGCCATCACGGTCGAGCGCGGCAACAGCACCACGGTGAAGGCGACGTTCAACCGCACCGGCGGCATGTGTCCGCGCTGCGAGGGCCGGGGCACCGTCTCCGACATCGACCTCACCCAGCTCTACGACGACTCCAAGTCGCTCGCCGAGGGGGCGATCAGCGTGCCCGGCTACAGGGGCGGCGGCTGGAACCACCGGCTGTACGCCGAGTCGGGCCTGGTCCCCGCGGACAAGCCGATCCGCGCGTACACCAAGAAGGAGCTGCACGCCTTCCTGCACCACGAGCCGGTCCGGATGAAGATCGCGGGCATCAACATGACCTACGAGGGTCTGATCCCGCGGATCCAGAAGTCGATGCTGTCCAAGGACCGGGAGGGGATGCAGCCGCACATCCGGGAGTTCGTGGACCGCGCGGTCACCTTCACCACCTGCCCCGAGTGCGACGGCACCCGGCTCAGCGAGGGCGCCCGGTCGTCGAGGATCGGGAAGATCAGCATCGCCGACGCCTGCGGGATGCAGATCAGCGACCTGGCCGACTGGGTCCGCGGCCTGGCCGAGCCCTCGGTGGCGCCGCTGGTCACCGCGCTGCAGCAGACCCTCGACTCGTTCGTGGAGATCGGCCTCGGCTATCTCGCGCTCGACCGGCCCGCGGGCACCCTGTCGGGCGGCGAGGCGCAGCGCGTCAAGATGATCCGCCACCTCGGCTCGTCGCTCACCGACACCACCTACGTCTTCGACGAGCCCACCGCGGGCCTGCACCCGCACGACATCCAGCGGATGAACGAACTCCTGCTGCGGCTGCGGGACAAGGGCAACACGGTGCTCGTCGTGGAGCACAAGCCGGAGACGATCGCGATCGCCGACCACGTCGTCGACCTCGGCCCCGGCGCCGGTACGGGGGGCGGTACGGTCTGCTTCGAGGGCACCGTCGAGGGGCTGCGCAAGGGCGGCACCACCACCGGCCGGCACTTCGACGACCGGGCCTCGCTCAAGGCGGCGGTGCGCCGGCCCACCGGCGCGCTGGAGGTCCGCGGCGCGGCGGCGAACAATCTGCGCGACGTCGACGTCGACATCCCGCTCGGAGTGCTGGCCGTCGTGACCGGTGTCGCCGGCTCGGGCAAGAGCTCGCTGGTGCACGGGTCGGTGGTCAAGGGCCCGCTGGGAGCCGAGCAGGGCGTGGTCTCGGTCGACCAGAGCCCGATCCGCGGCTCGCGGCGGAGCAACCCCGCGACGTACACCGGGCTGCTGGACCCGATCCGCAAGGCGTTCGCGAAGGCCAACGGCGTGAAGCCGGCGCTGTTCAGTGCCAACTCGGAGGGCGCCTGCCCCACCTGCAACGGCGCCGGCGTCGTCTACACCGACCTGGCGATGATGGCCGGTGTTGCCACCACCTGCGAGGAGTGCGAGGGGAAGCGCTTCCAGGCGTCGGTGCTGGAGTACCGCCTCGGCGGCCGGGACATCAGCGAGGTGCTGGCGATGCCGGTCGCGGAGGCCGAGGAGTTCTTCGGCGCGGGCGAGGCCCGTACCCCGGCGGCGCACGCCGTCCTCACCCGGCTCGCCGACGTCGGGCTCGGCTACCTCAGCCTCGGCCAGCCGCTCACCACGCTCTCCGGTGGCGAGCGGCAGCGGCTCAAGCTGGCCACGCACATGGCGGACAAGGGCGGCATCTACGTCCTCGACGAGCCGACCAACGGCCTCCACCTCGCCGACGTCGAGCAGCTGCTCGGGCTGCTGGACCGGCTCGTGGACTCCGGCAAGTCGGTCATCGTGGTCGAGCACCACCAGGCGGTCATGGCGCACGCCGACTGGATCATCGATCTCGGGCCCGGCGCGGGCCACGAGGGCGGGCGGGTCGTCTTCGAGGGCACGCCGGGCGACCTGGTGGCCGCCCGCGCCACCCTCACCGGCGAGCACCTGGCGGCGTACGTCGGCGGCTGA
- a CDS encoding aminoglycoside phosphotransferase family protein, whose amino-acid sequence MDDSAARTVTAVVTLDGERLGQVGPFPVPTARWQDVAPVARELEQRLEVPVLVLRLVGASGGEGCSGGHVVYHAEAVQRPELPLADGTVQLTEDPLRAAWARADGLRAALDWAGATLRVAGRPATGPVEQLRTWNLSGLVRIPTADGPVWLKTTPPFGADEAGPIALIASVDGGLVPTVLGSAPGQLLLDHVPGVDCWGLPDDAMLGAVARTVAAQARLAGVTDHGLRDGSPHRLAEQVALLLPRIDALTADERTAAQRLLDRLPDRIAALEACGLPETLVHGDFHPGNWRADGERTVVVDFSDAHHGHPAFDGLRPRAFLRPERWADVRAVWAGAWSAAVPGSDPLRALDLARPLMHLAYAVRYQEFLDGIELSERVYHEDDPADEVRRALAAAAQDTAG is encoded by the coding sequence GGTCGGGCCGTTCCCGGTGCCGACCGCCCGCTGGCAGGACGTGGCACCGGTCGCCCGGGAGCTGGAGCAGCGGCTCGAGGTGCCCGTGCTGGTGCTGCGGCTGGTCGGGGCGTCCGGCGGCGAGGGCTGCTCGGGCGGGCACGTCGTCTACCACGCCGAGGCAGTACAACGCCCTGAACTCCCCCTCGCGGACGGCACCGTCCAGCTCACCGAGGACCCGCTGCGCGCCGCCTGGGCGCGGGCCGACGGGCTGCGGGCCGCCCTGGACTGGGCCGGCGCCACGCTGCGGGTGGCCGGGCGCCCGGCCACCGGCCCGGTCGAGCAGCTGCGCACCTGGAACCTCTCCGGGCTGGTGCGCATCCCCACCGCGGACGGGCCGGTCTGGCTGAAGACCACGCCGCCGTTCGGGGCGGACGAGGCCGGGCCGATCGCCCTGATCGCCTCGGTGGACGGCGGGCTCGTCCCGACCGTGCTCGGTTCGGCACCGGGCCAGCTGCTGCTCGACCACGTCCCCGGCGTGGACTGCTGGGGGCTGCCGGACGACGCGATGCTGGGCGCGGTGGCCCGGACGGTAGCGGCCCAGGCCCGGCTGGCCGGCGTGACCGACCACGGCCTGCGCGACGGCTCGCCGCACCGGCTCGCCGAGCAGGTCGCGCTGCTGCTGCCGCGGATCGACGCGCTGACCGCGGACGAGCGCACCGCCGCGCAGCGCCTCCTCGACCGGCTGCCCGACCGGATCGCCGCACTGGAGGCCTGCGGGCTCCCGGAGACCCTGGTGCACGGCGACTTCCACCCGGGCAACTGGCGCGCGGACGGCGAGCGCACGGTGGTGGTGGACTTCTCCGACGCCCACCACGGCCATCCGGCCTTCGACGGCCTGCGACCGCGGGCCTTCCTCCGCCCCGAGCGCTGGGCGGACGTGCGCGCGGTGTGGGCCGGCGCCTGGTCGGCGGCGGTGCCGGGGTCGGACCCGCTGCGCGCGCTCGACCTCGCGCGGCCGCTGATGCACCTGGCGTACGCGGTGCGGTACCAGGAGTTCCTGGACGGCATCGAGCTCAGCGAGCGGGTCTACCACGAGGACGACCCGGCCGACGAAGTCCGCCGGGCGCTCGCGGCCGCCGCGCAGGACACCGCCGGGTAG